A window of Mixophyes fleayi isolate aMixFle1 chromosome 10, aMixFle1.hap1, whole genome shotgun sequence contains these coding sequences:
- the LOC142103702 gene encoding uncharacterized protein LOC142103702, which translates to MGLQNFFTPWIFYFLLLFCGLTCAENVELSNHRNHMQGHNMDPTMGTALEDSKNHSIVLVASPMCQNLQQTSFVWTDSLTDRQFGKFRFGIGLRTDTTAGNKHVKDTLTSLLQVRGTEQVYVTVTAETNRSDIMLVIISCKLVSKKNKTRSYFIQDGCLDNTTAEKITREDNMMVFTLRLSGGAQVPSSSLVFISCEVKLCLNSNQSQSCGSICPLTLVSKQSLESLLETETYHVTTKLIHVIREPKKIAATNYTALVIGMVLGGTVVAVVVLIVRKSFSGVRRQNIVMDM; encoded by the exons ATGGGGCTACAAAACTTTTTCACACCATggattttctattttctattattgttttgtgGGTTAACCTGTGCTGAGAATGTGGAGCTTTCAAACCACCGAAATCATATGCAG GGGCATAATATGGATCCTACCATGGGCACTGCATTGGAAGATTCCAAAAATCACAGTATTGTATTGGTTGCATCTCCCATGTGTCAGAACCTCCAACAGACCAGCTTTGTATGGACAGACTCATTAACAGACAGACAGTTTGGCAAATTCCGCTTTGGTATTGGACTCAGAACAGACACCACCGCAGGCAACAAGCATGTGAAAGACACCTTAACATCTCTCCTGCAGGTCAGGGGCACAGAGCAGGTTTATGTTACAGTGACTGCGGAGACCAACCGGAGTGACATCATGCTGGTTATCATCTCATGCAAGCTAGTGAGCAAAAAGAACAAAACCAGGTCCTACTTTATCCAGGATGG GTGCTTAGATAACACAACAGCAGAGAAAATCACAAGGGAGGACAACATGATGGTCTTCACACTACGTCTGTCAGGAGGAGCCCAAGTTCCCAGCTCCTCTCTG GTATTTATAAGCTGTGAAGTAAAGCTGTGTCTGAACTCCAACCAATCACAGTCCTGTGGTTCCATCTGTCCTTTGACCTTGGTTTCCAAACAGTCATTAGAGTCACTGCTAGAAACAGAGACATATCATGTGACCACGAAACTCATCCACGTGATCCGGGAACCAAAGAAAA TAGCTGCCACAAATTACACAGCTCTGGTGATCGGCATGGTCTTGGGTGGAACGGTTGTTGCGGTGGTGGTGTTGATTGTGAGGAAATCGTTTTCTGGTGTGCGCAGACAGAACATTGTAATGGACATGTGA